A segment of the Mycobacterium intracellulare ATCC 13950 genome:
CCGCGAAGATCACGACGAACGCGGTACCGCCGATCTGGACGAGCCGGCCGGACTTACCGCCGGAGGCCGACTTCATGTCGAATCGTGGGGGGCGTTTGGGTTTGTCGGCCACAGGTTCCCTGATCTTTCGGTAGGCGAGTTGTCGGTCTGCCGACAAAGCGATCGGACAAGGCGCCTCTAGATTACCGGCGCGGGCCGCCGGGCGACTCAGACCCGGCTGAGGTGTGCGCGCAGGGCCGAGATCAGCTCACTGGTCGCGACCATGCTGTCGCCGCCCAGCTGGAACATGTTGGCGAAGCCGTGGGTCAGCGAGCCCAGGTAACGCAGGTCGACCGCCGTCCCGGCGGCCCGCAGCGCCTCGGCGTAGGCCTCGCCCTCGTCGCGCAGCGGGTCGAAGCCCGCAACCGCGATCAGCGCCGGCGCCAGTCCGGCCAGCGATTCGGCCAGGGCCGGCGAGACGCGCGGGTCCGTGCGGTCCAGCTCCGAACGGCGCAGGTATTGGGACTCGAACCAGTCGATGTCGCGTTTGGTCAGCAGGAAGCCGCGCGAGAAAAGGCTCAGAGACCGGGTCTTCGCGGTGAAGTCGGTCCGCGGATAGATCAGCCACTGCAACACCGGCGCGGGGCCGCCCTCGTCGCGCGCCAATTGGCTGACGACGGCGGCGAGGTTGCCCCCGGCACTGTCGCCGCCGACCGCGATACGGCCGGGGGCGGCGCCCAGCTCGCCGGCGTGCTCGTATGCCCACGTGAACGCGGCGTACGCGTCCTCGATCGCGGCCGGCGCCGGGTGCTCGGGGGCCAGCCGGTAGTCGATCGACAACACGTGGACGCCCGCGTCACGGCAGGTCAGCCGGCACAGCGCGTCGTGGGTGTCCAGGTCACCGATCGACCAGCCGCCGCCGTGGTAGAAGACCAGCAACGGGGCCGCCGCGCCGTCGGCCGGACG
Coding sequences within it:
- a CDS encoding alpha/beta hydrolase → MTKPLSAAPDVHTAAQRASVPLASRIQGAVTSAGVKVIPWIPTAVRRGLVRGRSVIIDGNTLDPTLQLMLSGLRAVGIDGLVVGDDPAASRAQMHDSTVGFPGPQIHVEVTELSLPGPAGDIGARHYRPADGAAAPLLVFYHGGGWSIGDLDTHDALCRLTCRDAGVHVLSIDYRLAPEHPAPAAIEDAYAAFTWAYEHAGELGAAPGRIAVGGDSAGGNLAAVVSQLARDEGGPAPVLQWLIYPRTDFTAKTRSLSLFSRGFLLTKRDIDWFESQYLRRSELDRTDPRVSPALAESLAGLAPALIAVAGFDPLRDEGEAYAEALRAAGTAVDLRYLGSLTHGFANMFQLGGDSMVATSELISALRAHLSRV